The following proteins come from a genomic window of Halorussus halophilus:
- a CDS encoding sulfurtransferase, with the protein MSEYANDVLVSADWAEDRLSEFESDDPEYRLVEVDVDTEAYEEAHAPGAVGFNWETQLQDQTQRDILEKSDFEDLLGDHGITEDSTVVLYGDNSNWFAAYAYWQFKYYGHDDVRLLDGGREYWLENDYPTTDEVPEFSAQSYEAGGPRESIRAYRDDVEKAIERGVPLVDVRSPEEFSGEVLAPPGLQETAQRGGHVPGAKNISWAAVTNADGTFKTRDELESLYAEEGIDGDGTTVAYCRIGERSSVAWFALHELLGYEDTVNYDGSWTEWGNLVDAPIETGSN; encoded by the coding sequence ATGAGCGAGTACGCAAACGACGTGCTGGTCTCGGCTGACTGGGCCGAAGACCGCCTGAGCGAGTTCGAGAGCGACGACCCCGAGTACCGACTGGTCGAAGTAGACGTAGACACGGAAGCCTACGAGGAGGCCCACGCACCGGGCGCAGTCGGGTTCAACTGGGAGACCCAACTGCAGGACCAGACCCAGCGCGACATCCTCGAAAAGTCTGACTTCGAGGACCTGCTCGGAGACCACGGCATCACCGAGGACTCGACCGTGGTGCTGTACGGCGACAACTCCAACTGGTTCGCCGCCTACGCCTACTGGCAGTTCAAGTACTACGGCCACGACGACGTGCGACTGCTCGACGGTGGCCGCGAGTACTGGCTCGAAAACGACTACCCGACCACCGACGAAGTGCCGGAGTTCTCCGCACAGAGCTACGAGGCAGGTGGCCCGCGCGAGAGCATCCGCGCCTACCGCGACGACGTGGAGAAGGCCATCGAGCGCGGCGTTCCGCTCGTGGACGTTCGCTCGCCCGAGGAGTTCAGCGGCGAAGTGCTCGCCCCGCCGGGACTGCAGGAGACCGCCCAGCGCGGTGGCCACGTTCCCGGCGCGAAGAACATCTCGTGGGCCGCTGTGACGAATGCGGACGGCACGTTCAAGACCCGCGACGAACTCGAATCGCTCTACGCCGAGGAAGGCATCGACGGCGACGGCACGACGGTCGCCTACTGCCGCATCGGCGAACGCTCCTCGGTCGCGTGGTTCGCACTCCACGAACTGCTCGGCTACGAGGACACCGTGAACTACGACGGCTCGTGGACGGAGTGGGGCAACCTCGTGGATGCCCCCATCGAGACCGGCAGTAACTAA
- a CDS encoding AI-2E family transporter, whose translation MSGARQRVLTGLFAVLAIVAAAVLFDVLGTVFFAITVAYVLTPLHRWLVERGVSRWMASAVATVVAFVGVLLAFLSAGFLLYRRQTELLALLGDLPESLTFELLGFVYVLDASVVFQFVRANTRDFALAIARLAPVLALKFTLFALLVFALLVRRKQAHRALLGLVPPKYRDIAASFEDRTRETLFAIYVLQAATAAGTFLLALPVFYVLGYEFFVTLALFAGFLQFLPIVGPSFLLAVLAAYRVTVGDVPGALLVVVFGGVLVAWLPDAVIRPRLAQETAHLPGSLYFVGFTGGLLSLGPVGFIAGPLVVALLVEAAELLSVEVNGEGA comes from the coding sequence ATGAGCGGAGCGCGACAACGCGTGTTGACGGGGTTGTTCGCCGTGCTGGCTATCGTCGCCGCGGCCGTGCTGTTCGACGTTCTCGGCACGGTCTTCTTCGCGATTACCGTTGCGTACGTTCTCACGCCTCTGCACAGATGGCTGGTCGAGCGTGGGGTCTCCCGGTGGATGGCCAGTGCGGTCGCCACCGTCGTCGCGTTCGTCGGCGTCCTGCTCGCGTTCCTCTCCGCAGGGTTCCTCCTCTACCGGCGACAGACGGAACTGCTCGCGCTCTTGGGCGACTTGCCGGAAAGTCTCACGTTCGAACTACTCGGCTTCGTCTACGTCCTCGACGCTAGCGTCGTGTTTCAGTTCGTCCGAGCGAACACGCGGGACTTCGCACTGGCGATAGCGCGACTCGCACCGGTTCTCGCGCTGAAGTTCACGCTGTTCGCGCTCCTCGTCTTCGCGTTGCTCGTGCGGCGCAAGCAAGCCCACCGGGCGCTGCTCGGGTTGGTTCCTCCGAAGTACCGAGATATCGCGGCGTCGTTCGAGGACCGCACCCGAGAGACGCTGTTCGCCATCTACGTCTTGCAGGCCGCGACGGCCGCCGGGACGTTCCTCTTGGCGCTACCGGTGTTCTACGTCCTCGGCTACGAGTTCTTCGTCACGTTGGCACTGTTCGCTGGCTTCCTCCAGTTTCTCCCAATCGTCGGCCCGTCGTTTCTGCTCGCCGTACTCGCGGCGTATCGAGTGACCGTGGGCGACGTACCGGGTGCGCTATTGGTCGTGGTCTTCGGCGGCGTACTCGTTGCGTGGCTTCCCGACGCGGTGATTCGGCCGCGACTGGCGCAGGAAACGGCGCATCTACCGGGTAGCCTCTACTTCGTCGGGTTCACCGGCGGGCTACTGAGTCTCGGCCCGGTCGGGTTCATCGCTGGGCCGCTCGTCGTCGCGTTGCTGGTGGAAGCGGCAGAACTGCTGAGCGTGGAAGTGAACGGAGAAGGGGCGTAG
- a CDS encoding ABC transporter permease, with protein MSRDERDGGSRKSDHRTDGGQTAGRRESATPKRGLEWFERHALAILGVATALVLAVLFYYPVLTVFVEAVRVGGQFSLGTVREILTDSFYFGVLAPLLGGNFSELGDVAASTPLGLFGFTAFQAFLSTIASVALGLPGAYVLSRYEFWGRRTIRSLTILPFVLPSIMVAIGFVAFFGTNGPLNDLLGFLGLGQVNLLFTLEAIIVAHAFYNAPLVARVTTAAWEGVDARMVETARSLGANPIRAFRDVLAPQLLPAVLTGALLTFVFTFMSFPIVLALGGFELATVEVWVYSLVQDLDYSEAAVLAVIETVLSLVLTYAYLRYEARQAGSNRAVNPPPRKRLVPGEWTPSALAERAGVLVYAVVVAVVFVGPLASMVVESITGPNGLTFQYYQFLLERQATGASFQTKPGVAVQNSLLFGVAALLVALPMGVTIAVLTTRGGRGSKVADAAAMAPLAVSGVVVGLGMLRGLVFGVELFGTRLQIGGPVAIVAAHAVAAYPFVVRNVAPPLSGIDRSMVESSRALGASRVRALLDVELPLVASGVAAGAAFAFAISIGEFDSTVILATGSTSYTMPVAVERYIGNRTLGPATAMGTVLLAVTSLSFVVIDRLGGRFERG; from the coding sequence GTGAGCCGAGACGAGCGAGATGGCGGAAGTCGGAAGTCCGACCACCGCACCGACGGCGGCCAGACTGCTGGCCGCCGAGAGTCCGCGACGCCGAAACGAGGACTCGAGTGGTTCGAACGCCACGCGCTCGCCATTCTGGGAGTCGCAACTGCGCTCGTCTTGGCGGTCCTCTTCTACTACCCCGTCCTGACCGTCTTCGTCGAAGCCGTGCGCGTCGGCGGCCAGTTCAGCCTCGGTACCGTCCGCGAAATCCTCACCGACTCGTTCTACTTCGGAGTCCTCGCGCCACTTCTTGGTGGAAACTTCTCTGAACTGGGCGACGTCGCCGCCAGCACACCGCTCGGCCTGTTCGGATTCACCGCGTTTCAGGCGTTTCTCTCCACGATTGCCAGCGTCGCGCTCGGCTTGCCCGGCGCGTACGTCCTCTCGCGCTACGAGTTCTGGGGCCGCCGGACGATTCGGTCGCTGACTATCCTGCCGTTCGTCCTCCCCTCCATCATGGTCGCCATCGGCTTCGTCGCCTTCTTCGGGACGAACGGCCCGCTGAACGACCTGCTCGGATTCTTGGGTCTCGGCCAAGTGAACCTGCTGTTCACGCTCGAAGCGATAATCGTCGCCCACGCCTTCTACAACGCGCCGCTGGTGGCACGCGTCACGACGGCGGCGTGGGAGGGCGTGGACGCCCGGATGGTCGAGACGGCGCGAAGCCTCGGCGCGAATCCGATTCGGGCCTTCCGTGACGTACTCGCGCCGCAACTCCTCCCCGCAGTTCTGACCGGCGCGCTCCTCACTTTCGTCTTCACATTCATGTCGTTCCCCATCGTCCTCGCGCTCGGCGGGTTCGAACTCGCGACCGTAGAGGTCTGGGTCTACTCGCTGGTGCAGGATTTGGACTATTCCGAAGCCGCAGTTCTCGCAGTCATCGAGACCGTCCTCTCGCTGGTGCTGACCTACGCGTACCTCCGCTACGAGGCTCGACAGGCGGGGAGCAATCGCGCCGTGAATCCGCCGCCGAGGAAGCGACTGGTTCCCGGTGAGTGGACACCGAGCGCGCTCGCCGAACGCGCGGGCGTCCTCGTCTACGCAGTCGTCGTCGCAGTCGTCTTCGTCGGCCCACTCGCCAGCATGGTGGTCGAGAGTATCACCGGTCCGAACGGCTTGACGTTTCAGTACTACCAGTTCCTGCTCGAACGCCAAGCGACCGGAGCCTCGTTCCAGACGAAACCCGGCGTCGCCGTGCAGAACTCGCTTCTCTTCGGCGTCGCTGCACTCCTCGTGGCGCTCCCGATGGGCGTCACGATTGCAGTACTCACCACGCGCGGCGGCCGGGGGAGCAAGGTGGCCGACGCCGCGGCGATGGCCCCCCTCGCGGTCAGCGGCGTCGTCGTCGGACTGGGGATGTTGCGAGGGCTGGTCTTCGGCGTCGAACTGTTCGGCACGCGATTGCAAATCGGCGGCCCGGTCGCTATCGTCGCCGCCCACGCCGTCGCCGCGTATCCGTTCGTCGTGCGCAACGTCGCGCCGCCGCTCTCGGGCATCGACCGCTCGATGGTCGAATCCTCGCGGGCGCTCGGTGCGTCTCGCGTTCGGGCACTGCTCGACGTGGAACTCCCGCTCGTGGCGTCGGGCGTCGCGGCGGGCGCGGCGTTCGCCTTCGCAATCAGCATCGGTGAGTTCGACTCGACAGTGATTTTGGCCACGGGAAGTACGAGCTACACGATGCCAGTCGCCGTCGAACGCTACATCGGCAACCGGACGTTGGGCCCCGCTACTGCGATGGGAACGGTCCTGCTCGCGGTGACGAGTCTGAGCTTCGTCGTCATCGACCGACTGGGAGGTCGATTCGAGCGTGGTTGA
- a CDS encoding twin-arginine translocation signal domain-containing protein gives MAEDETETYEEETGESRRSFMKKGAVAAGGLALGAASADSAAAQQSRNVLVYSYQYYPGVRFRVIAPLQQSTTVRALRRPGGQTVPEISQPDDYNGYVITYRLSTGGDTDRAAGITTFAFTRQNLQTGRNYRIGVDATVFSSRLSLLSSQARLQGN, from the coding sequence ATGGCAGAAGACGAAACAGAAACCTACGAAGAAGAGACGGGGGAATCGAGACGGTCATTCATGAAGAAGGGAGCAGTTGCCGCTGGCGGACTGGCCCTCGGTGCCGCGAGCGCGGACAGTGCGGCGGCCCAGCAGTCCCGAAACGTCCTGGTGTACTCCTACCAGTACTACCCGGGCGTGCGGTTCCGCGTAATCGCGCCGCTCCAACAATCGACCACGGTGCGCGCGCTGCGCCGCCCCGGCGGCCAGACCGTTCCGGAAATCAGCCAGCCCGACGACTACAATGGCTACGTCATCACGTACCGACTCTCTACGGGCGGTGACACCGACCGTGCTGCCGGTATCACGACGTTCGCGTTCACGCGACAGAACCTGCAGACTGGTCGGAACTACCGCATCGGCGTCGATGCGACGGTCTTCAGTTCCCGCCTCAGCCTACTCTCGTCGCAGGCGCGTCTCCAAGGGAACTGA
- a CDS encoding DUF7344 domain-containing protein: MTRIKDATETRIEIDSSSRTGRYDVLANAGCKAALRYIRRADGAVGLADLAERLLVRKHDRPPGPTSDPKQRTVELRLHERDLPLLERYGAVDYDRDSGIVRDRNVDGLRQN; the protein is encoded by the coding sequence GTGACCCGAATCAAGGACGCGACAGAGACGCGCATCGAAATCGACAGTTCGTCACGAACCGGTCGGTACGACGTACTGGCGAACGCCGGGTGCAAAGCCGCCCTCCGGTACATTCGGCGCGCGGACGGAGCGGTCGGTCTCGCCGACCTCGCCGAGCGTCTGCTCGTCCGCAAGCACGACCGGCCACCGGGCCCGACCAGCGACCCCAAACAGCGGACGGTCGAGTTGCGCCTGCACGAGCGAGACCTGCCGCTGTTGGAGCGCTACGGCGCGGTCGATTACGACCGCGACAGCGGTATCGTCCGCGACCGAAACGTCGATGGCCTCCGGCAGAATTAG
- a CDS encoding PQQ-like beta-propeller repeat protein — translation MDRRTKLLSVFLTGLLLVSGATLGGAVMGAQPTAANASSDAWESDRADDGRTGATNAAGPSAEYAGTAWHSDALDGEPTGVSVADGTAYVGIEMKYDVAISKGKVAARDAKTGELKWSRNEIPKVAGTPAVAGDTVYVATEAYTAGGYEQRNDSIERGFYAFDADTGETKWKFTGAVDWDRGISPVVVGDTVYAISNDTVYALDAETGEKLRTISPPTEGGTTDDGVTTSRYVKGFAVADGTLYVEVGQSVTDYSTDEYDPEYSTDVVAYDAASGDKAWTTTMNGASEGMAATDSGVYVTLQPNTVVKFSTDGNQRWKQKVTADFQDSKSDWVSAPAVDNGTVYVATDDHSEEGDDERVGAVHALDAMSGAEDWQFQTSALLTTAPSVGEDSVYVSGDYPKQDGDYVEDNPQGATQTYMSRTVVYSLDRMDGAEQWSYATHDGTTEMDPFATAPVGDHVYVADEDQYSTDGNLYVLNGSETQPPVEHRLAPDEPRDRDYGPAFELKTTPKNAEDKALDGNSTVQLRVNSTNEETIESVEWDLDGDGDYEVTGKTAEVTMPACGSIEVTVRVTDDDGDTIVRDYEFSTLD, via the coding sequence ATGGATAGGCGAACGAAGTTACTGAGCGTCTTCCTCACCGGACTCCTCCTCGTCTCCGGGGCGACACTCGGTGGGGCAGTGATGGGAGCACAACCGACAGCAGCGAACGCCAGCAGCGACGCGTGGGAGAGCGACCGCGCCGACGACGGTCGCACCGGCGCGACGAACGCCGCCGGGCCGAGCGCGGAGTACGCCGGGACGGCGTGGCACTCCGACGCACTCGACGGCGAACCGACCGGCGTCTCGGTCGCGGACGGAACCGCGTACGTCGGTATCGAGATGAAGTATGACGTAGCAATCAGCAAAGGCAAAGTTGCGGCCCGAGACGCGAAAACTGGCGAACTGAAGTGGTCCCGAAACGAGATTCCGAAGGTCGCTGGAACGCCAGCGGTCGCCGGAGATACGGTCTACGTCGCCACGGAAGCGTACACCGCGGGCGGCTACGAACAACGGAACGACAGCATCGAACGCGGCTTCTACGCGTTCGACGCCGACACCGGTGAGACGAAGTGGAAGTTCACCGGTGCAGTCGATTGGGACCGTGGCATCTCGCCGGTCGTCGTCGGCGACACGGTGTACGCCATCTCGAACGACACGGTGTACGCGCTCGACGCGGAGACGGGCGAGAAACTCCGAACTATCTCGCCACCGACGGAGGGCGGGACTACCGACGACGGCGTGACGACCTCTCGGTACGTCAAGGGATTCGCCGTCGCTGACGGCACACTCTACGTCGAAGTCGGACAGAGCGTGACCGATTACAGCACCGACGAGTACGACCCAGAGTATTCGACGGACGTCGTCGCGTACGACGCGGCGAGCGGCGACAAAGCGTGGACCACTACGATGAACGGCGCGTCCGAAGGAATGGCGGCCACCGACTCGGGCGTCTACGTGACGCTCCAACCGAATACGGTCGTGAAGTTCTCGACTGACGGCAACCAGCGGTGGAAGCAGAAGGTTACTGCGGACTTCCAAGACAGCAAGTCCGACTGGGTGAGCGCCCCGGCAGTAGACAACGGAACGGTCTACGTCGCCACAGACGACCACAGCGAAGAGGGCGACGACGAACGCGTCGGCGCGGTCCACGCACTCGACGCGATGAGCGGTGCCGAAGACTGGCAGTTCCAGACGTCGGCACTCCTCACGACCGCACCATCGGTCGGCGAGGACTCAGTGTACGTCAGCGGCGACTACCCCAAACAGGACGGCGACTACGTGGAGGACAACCCGCAAGGGGCAACGCAGACGTACATGTCCCGAACAGTCGTCTACTCGCTCGACCGAATGGATGGGGCCGAACAGTGGAGCTACGCGACCCACGACGGAACGACCGAGATGGACCCGTTTGCCACGGCACCCGTGGGCGACCACGTGTACGTCGCGGACGAGGACCAGTACAGCACCGACGGCAACCTCTACGTGCTGAACGGCAGTGAGACGCAACCACCGGTAGAACATCGCCTCGCTCCGGACGAACCGCGAGACAGAGACTACGGTCCTGCGTTCGAACTCAAGACGACGCCGAAAAACGCCGAGGACAAAGCACTCGACGGCAACTCCACGGTGCAACTCCGTGTAAACTCGACGAACGAAGAGACGATAGAGAGCGTCGAGTGGGACCTCGACGGTGACGGCGACTACGAAGTGACGGGCAAGACCGCCGAAGTGACGATGCCCGCTTGTGGAAGCATCGAGGTGACAGTGCGAGTCACCGACGACGACGGCGACACGATAGTTCGGGACTACGAGTTCTCGACGCTCGACTAA
- a CDS encoding sulfurtransferase: MHQNVVVSDEWLSERLSAVTVVDVRDGWEYDGIGHVPGAVNVPFDEFRSDSNTDQGMLPGEEKWADLLGDSGVSDDDTVVAYDDMHGVFAARFLVTAELYGHEDLHLLDGDFSSWTREHETTSEVPEQTGTTYEISEPAHSPLVGQDTVEQAIDDSDAVVLDTRDPEEYAEGHIPSAVNLDWLELVDDETRGLKPREELDSILDAHGVTPDKQVVLYCNTARRISHTYVVLSSLGYDDLAFYEGSLTEWEAAGAPIETGSE; the protein is encoded by the coding sequence ATGCACCAGAACGTCGTAGTGAGCGACGAGTGGCTGTCTGAGCGACTGTCAGCGGTAACGGTCGTTGACGTGCGTGACGGCTGGGAGTACGACGGCATTGGCCACGTTCCCGGCGCGGTCAACGTGCCGTTCGACGAGTTTCGGAGTGATAGCAACACTGACCAAGGCATGCTCCCCGGCGAGGAGAAGTGGGCGGACTTGCTCGGCGATTCAGGAGTCAGCGACGACGACACCGTCGTCGCCTACGACGACATGCACGGCGTCTTCGCGGCGCGGTTCTTGGTCACCGCCGAACTGTACGGCCACGAGGACCTCCACCTGCTCGACGGCGACTTCAGTTCGTGGACGCGCGAACACGAGACGACGAGCGAGGTTCCCGAACAAACCGGGACTACCTACGAAATCAGCGAGCCAGCACATTCGCCACTGGTCGGCCAAGACACCGTCGAGCAGGCCATCGACGACTCGGACGCGGTCGTACTCGACACCCGCGACCCCGAGGAGTACGCCGAGGGCCACATTCCGAGCGCGGTCAATCTCGACTGGCTCGAACTGGTAGACGACGAGACGCGGGGACTGAAACCCCGCGAGGAACTCGACTCGATTCTGGACGCCCACGGCGTCACCCCCGACAAACAGGTCGTCCTCTACTGCAACACCGCCAGGCGAATCAGCCACACCTACGTCGTCCTCTCGTCGCTGGGCTACGACGACTTGGCGTTCTACGAGGGCAGTTTGACGGAGTGGGAGGCGGCGGGCGCGCCTATCGAAACTGGCTCCGAATAG
- a CDS encoding thiamine ABC transporter substrate-binding protein produces MKRRTFVKSGVTGTVVGLAGCIGGSGDDATTTETTESGGTDTETSSATTTDSGTETQTEQSLSGTLQVATYSSFVDAPSSSPGPWLKKTFEKRHPDVTVEWKTPENEMNYYIQRRAQGVDIDADLYVGVNTDHLIRIDDKLGNKELFASTGDSLSNYGHVKDSLKFDPKNRAVPYDTGYISLVYDKNKVETAPTTFDDLTKDPYSGKLIVQNAQTSVTGRAFLLWTVHTLGEDQYLDYWKQLKNNDVKILGSWDDAYTAYENGEAPMVVSYSTDQVYANRYDQDMSKHQVGFLNEQGYANPEGMAKFANTDNPELAEAFMDFMLSAEAQGKIATRNVQFPATDWAKLSAEFEKYAKVPKNPVTFTYDELKGNVDEWVDSWAREIASK; encoded by the coding sequence ATGAAACGACGAACCTTCGTTAAAAGCGGCGTCACCGGCACCGTCGTCGGACTCGCTGGCTGTATCGGCGGCAGTGGTGACGACGCGACGACCACGGAAACGACCGAGAGCGGTGGGACGGACACGGAAACGAGTAGTGCGACGACGACCGACTCGGGGACCGAGACGCAGACCGAGCAGAGTCTCAGCGGGACGCTGCAGGTCGCGACCTACAGTTCGTTCGTAGACGCGCCAAGTTCCTCGCCGGGACCGTGGCTCAAGAAGACCTTCGAGAAGCGCCACCCCGACGTGACCGTCGAGTGGAAGACGCCCGAGAACGAGATGAACTACTACATCCAGCGACGCGCGCAGGGTGTGGACATCGACGCCGACCTCTACGTCGGGGTCAACACGGACCATCTCATCCGAATCGACGACAAACTTGGGAACAAGGAACTGTTCGCCTCGACGGGCGACTCGCTTTCGAACTACGGGCACGTCAAGGACAGTCTCAAGTTCGACCCGAAGAACCGCGCGGTACCGTACGACACGGGGTACATCAGCCTCGTCTACGACAAGAACAAGGTCGAGACGGCTCCGACGACGTTCGACGACCTCACGAAAGACCCTTACTCGGGCAAACTCATCGTGCAGAACGCCCAGACTTCCGTCACTGGCCGCGCCTTCCTGCTCTGGACGGTTCACACGCTCGGGGAAGACCAGTACCTCGACTACTGGAAACAGCTCAAGAACAACGACGTGAAAATCCTCGGCTCGTGGGACGACGCCTACACTGCCTACGAGAACGGCGAAGCGCCGATGGTCGTCTCCTACTCCACCGACCAAGTGTACGCCAACCGCTACGATCAGGACATGAGCAAGCACCAAGTCGGCTTCCTGAACGAGCAGGGCTACGCCAACCCCGAGGGCATGGCGAAGTTCGCGAACACCGACAACCCCGAACTCGCCGAGGCGTTCATGGACTTCATGCTCTCGGCGGAAGCACAGGGTAAAATCGCCACGCGGAACGTCCAGTTCCCCGCGACCGACTGGGCGAAGCTCTCCGCGGAGTTCGAGAAGTACGCGAAGGTGCCGAAGAATCCGGTCACGTTCACGTACGACGAACTCAAGGGGAACGTGGACGAATGGGTCGATTCGTGGGCACGAGAGATAGCGAGCAAGTAA
- a CDS encoding ABC transporter ATP-binding protein produces the protein MVDLELSEVSKAFDGVTALSDVSLRVEDGEFFTLVGPSGCGKTTTLRAIAGFETLTSGEVYFADREMSGAAPENRDVGIVFQNYALFPHMTVAENVAYGLRFRGTPGGQSKDQRVADLLELVDLAGFGERAPDELSGGQQQRVALARALAPGPDVLLLDEPMSALDARLRQSLRTQVKRIQSELGITTVYVTHDQEEALAVSDRVAVMNDGHVEQVGKPEEVYRHPETRFVAEFLGDNNVFEGEVWADGVAVGDTVFDVAGVDASEGESVVFCVRPEALELGGDGTANAFDATVETVEFLGESFRVHLDWAGRDVTLRVSERPDSSCVTVGFAPESAHVVEYGGRKKSSKTADD, from the coding sequence GTGGTTGACCTCGAACTGTCCGAGGTCTCGAAGGCGTTCGACGGCGTCACCGCGCTCTCGGACGTGAGTCTGCGAGTCGAGGACGGCGAGTTCTTCACGCTCGTCGGGCCGTCTGGCTGTGGGAAGACTACGACTCTACGAGCAATCGCTGGCTTCGAGACCCTGACTTCGGGCGAGGTGTACTTCGCCGACCGCGAGATGTCCGGGGCCGCCCCCGAGAACCGAGACGTGGGAATCGTCTTCCAGAACTACGCGCTCTTTCCGCACATGACCGTCGCGGAGAACGTCGCCTACGGACTGCGGTTCCGTGGGACGCCCGGCGGGCAGTCAAAAGACCAGCGAGTCGCCGACCTGCTCGAACTGGTGGACCTCGCTGGCTTCGGCGAGCGCGCTCCCGACGAACTCTCCGGTGGCCAGCAACAGCGCGTCGCGCTGGCGCGGGCGCTCGCGCCCGGACCCGACGTACTCCTGCTGGACGAACCGATGAGCGCGCTCGACGCGCGACTGCGCCAGAGCCTGCGAACGCAGGTCAAGCGGATTCAATCGGAACTCGGGATTACGACTGTCTACGTCACCCACGACCAAGAGGAGGCGCTGGCGGTCAGCGACCGCGTGGCCGTCATGAACGACGGCCACGTCGAGCAGGTCGGCAAGCCAGAGGAGGTGTATCGCCACCCCGAAACCAGATTCGTCGCGGAGTTCCTCGGCGACAACAACGTCTTCGAGGGCGAAGTCTGGGCAGACGGTGTCGCCGTTGGCGACACTGTCTTCGACGTTGCGGGCGTGGATGCCAGCGAGGGCGAATCGGTCGTCTTCTGCGTCCGCCCGGAAGCACTGGAACTCGGCGGCGACGGAACCGCCAACGCCTTCGACGCTACCGTCGAAACTGTCGAGTTCCTCGGCGAGTCGTTTCGCGTGCATCTCGACTGGGCGGGGCGCGACGTGACTCTGCGCGTGTCCGAGCGGCCAGATTCGTCGTGCGTGACTGTCGGTTTCGCTCCGGAATCCGCGCACGTCGTCGAGTACGGCGGTCGAAAAAAGTCTTCGAAGACGGCAGACGACTGA